Below is a genomic region from Astatotilapia calliptera chromosome 2, fAstCal1.2, whole genome shotgun sequence.
accataaacaaAAAGGGCTTCAGAAACTGCAAAAGTACTCCATCATTTGAACATATTGCTGTACAAATAACAAagaaacagcaaacaaaaaaaatgttcagtaaGAAAGACTGTTAATTTTTAGTGAGCAGACTACATGTTGGAAACATATTTGTGTAACACATGTAGCTGATTGCTTCAACAATGAGTAACAAGATGTTCAGTCCACAAGGTGTCAGTGTCATATCTGCATCAAACTAATATGTTACAATAGTGGCCCTGCCCCTTCCATAGAGGTTTTGTTCTGGTTGCCAGAGAGGAGACGGTATCGTCCAGAGAAACAAGGGTAGCCGTGATTTTTCCATGAATACAAGGGAAAATGGGAAGCATTACAGACGGGATattttgtgatttattctaGCTTCTTAACGATAAATACCTGTGGGTAGATACAGTATTTGTTATCTAACACGATGGAGGCAGGAGGACAAAGACGAGGAACGCAGTGCTGGTGGCTTGctatcagcttttctctgatgCTCAGCTGTGTGGAGCGGGtatcagctcagataaaatattcGATTCAAGAGGAAGTAAAGGTAGGAAGTGTTGTTGGGAATGTGGCAAAGGATCTGGGACTGGATATCAGTTCACTGGAGGAACGACGGTTTCGTATTGTTTCTGGAGCTgaagatgctcagtttgaagtaAATTCGAACAATGGCGTTCTGTATGTTCACGGAAATATCGACCGAGAGGAGCTGTGCGAAAGAATACATCCATGTattaaaaacctaaaactgGTAGCTGAGAACCCCATGGAAATACATTATGTAGGAGTGGAAATCATAGATGTAAATGATAATTCGCCCAGCTTCACTGATGAAGAAAAAATAGTAGAAATTCCTGAATCCACTCTTCAAGGAAAACGTTTCCAGTTGCCAGCCGCACGGGACCCAGATGTTGTTACTAATACTGTACGTATGTACAAATTAAACCATAACGATCATTTTAGTTTACAAATTAGAGAGATGGGAGAGGACAAGATACCATTTTTAGTTTTACAGAAGTCTCTGGATCGGGAAAAAGAGAATGCACACAAACTGATACTGACAGCAGTTGATGGCGGAAATCCACCGAGAACGGGGACTCTTAATGTCACAGTCATAGTCCTCGATTCAAATGATAATCACCCTACATTTAACCAAGAATTATATTCAGTTACAATACCTGAAAATGTTGATAGGGATACTAGTGTAACTACGGTAAATGCAACTGATCTGGACGAGGGTGTAAACGGAAAGATTGAATACTTTTTTGGTGGCGAACTTAACACTAAATTGTATAATACATTTAGCCTAGATAAGGACACTGGTGAAATTCGAGTGAAAGGCGGAATTGACTTTGAGAATATGGAGGTATACAAGTTGGACGTCCACGCCACAGACAAAGGACAACCTCCGATGAGCACTAACTGCAGGGTGATTATCAATGTATTGGACTTAAATGATAATAAACCTGAGATAGAGGTGACATCTTTGTCAAAGATTGTATCAGAAGACTCTAAACCTGGGACTGTGGTGGCTTTGATCAGTATTACAGACCAAGACGCGGGTTTAAACGGTAAAGTAATATGTAGTATTTCAGACAATGTGCCATTCGATTTAAAACCGTCATTTCAAGATAACATGTACTCTTTAGTTATTAAACATAAATTAGACCGAGAATCAGTTTCCCATTACGACGTCACAATAACAGCTACAGACTGTGGCGTGCCTCCTCTGTCCACATCCAGAACTTTGAGTATTGATGTGTCAGACGTGAATGATAATGCGCCGCAATTTGCACAGAATCCAGTTGAACTTTACCTGGTAGAAAATAACGAGCCTGGGAAGCCGATATTTTCAGTTTCTGCCTCAGATAaagatttgaatgaaaacgcGGCTTTAACGTATCGTATAATCAGAGAGGAAAGCAGTCAACAGAAAAacgcagcatttttaaatattaattcgGATAATGGACAAATCACTGCGCTGAAaagttttgattttgaaacactgaaaactttCCAGTTCCAAGTTGTTGCCTCAGATTCTGGAACTCCATTACTAAGCAACAACGTCACAGTCAACGTCTTCATCCTGGATCAGAACGACAATGCTCCAGTCATCCTGTATCCACTCAGCTCCAATGGTTCTGCTCAAGGTGTGCAGGATATTCCCCGAAACGTCAACGCAGGACACTTGGTGACTAAAGTCAGAGCCTATGACGCTGATATAGGATATAACGGCTGGTTGCTCTTTTCACTCCAGGAAGTTACTGACCACAGTCTCTTTGCTTTGGACCGCTATACAGGACAGATCAGAACACTTCGCTCATTCACAGAGACAGACGAGGCTGAGCACAAACTGCTCATACTGGTCAAAGACAACGGCAACGTTTCTCTCTCAGCAACAGCTACTGTGATTGTCAAACTTGTGGAGCCCAAAGAGGCTTTTGCAGCTTCTGATGTTAAAAGTACAGCAAAAGATGATGAGGACAGTAATGTCATATTTTACCTCATGATAACTTTGGGCGCAGTTTCTGTACTTTTTCTCGTCAGCATCATCGTTCTGATTGCAATGCAGTGCTCCAAATCCACAGACTATACTTCTAAATATCTGCCAGAGACCAATTATGATGGGACACTGTGTCACAGCATCCAGTACAGATCAGGAGAGAAGCGGTACATGCTAGTTGGACCCAGAATGAGTATAGGATCTACTATAGTACCTGGAAGTCACGCAAATACTCTTGTGCTTCCTGATAGGAGACGTCCTTCTGAAGAGGTAAGAGCTTTAAAGTGTGATGTcacatgtttttgtgcattCTTTTCCATCAATTTGACTTTTTATATCAtctaaattttcttttcttttttgaaatcaCAATTCTAAAGTATCATAGCTAAAGACTACAGTGCTAACACTAAAGTTAGTTTCATTGACATTTTGGTTATGATAAATGGTGATTCATAATGCTTCTACTGAATCAAATATGGGTCTAGGTAATGCGGTCGATTCTCATGAAAAACCGGTGGAATTGCACGTTACCAGACATGTTGCATGCTACTTTGCTGAACGGCACTTTTCTTAAATCAAATATATGCTGCTGAACAGTGTTGGTCCGGGCTGATCTTCTTTCTTCAGAAGCGGGTTAAATAACATCTTCTGAGATAATCAACATATGGAACAAAATTTTAAACCCCCTGATAACGTATTTAATTGTTGGAATAACggtttctttttaaacactgtAATTTATGACTATATACTTCTCCAGTAACCTCTGGGTGTCAGTATTACATTGACAAACTGGAGACCACTTTACCCATCCTCTCACAAAGCTTTTGTTTGCCACTGCTATAAGCAGAGAAGACGCTTGACTCGAGCTCGCAATCATTCCAAATCGCGCTTTATTCATTATATTACAACAGGCAATGAGCTAGGTAGTCcaaacattgtttttaaatcttttgtttgATTACAATGGAGAACGAAAAACGAAGTCGTGGAAGGAATGGGGTCTGGTTTATTCTCCATGTagctttgctgctgtttttcgGGAAAGAGGCTTCGGCAGAAATAAGATACTCTGTTGCAGAAGAGGTGAAAGATGGAACTGTTGTCGGAAATGTTGCAAAGGATCTCGGTCTTGATATCAGCTCTTTGACCAGCCGGCGGTTCCGTGTTGTGTCTGAATCCAAGGATGCGTTTTTTGATGTAAACCAGGACAACGGGGATCTATATTTGTTTAAGAAAATCGACAGAGAGGAGCTTTGCCTGGGCAGTGGGGCATGCATAATGGAGCTAAAAATTATAGCAGAAAACCCTTTGGAAATACACTACGTAGTTGTAGAAATTATTGATATTAACGATCACTCCCCTGTTTTCCCCGAAAAAGAACAGAGGTTTGAAATTTTTGAACAAACCATGGCAGGAAGACGATTTCAGCTGCACACTGCTCGGGACCCCGATTCTGGAATTAACGCAATTCGTACATATACTTTAACCTCAAACGAAAATTTTGAAGTAACAATCCGACAGAGCGATGAGGATATAATACCATTTTTGGTGCTGAAGAAATCGTTGGACAGAGAAaaaatcaacaaatacacgttaACTGTCACTGCAGTTGATGGAGGAAAACCTCCGCGATCAGGCACCATAAATGTTACTATAATCGTTCTTGACACAAATGACAACCGTCCAACATTTAGTCAAGAGAGCTACCAAATAGAAATAGATGAAAATGTTCAAGTAGGGACTTCAATATTTAGAATGAATGCGACAGACCCAGATGAAGGTTTCAGTAGTGAAATTGTATACAGCCTTGGAAAAACACTCAAGAAAAAAGTCTATGATATATTTGAACTGGATAAAATAAGTGGGGAAATAAGAATAAAGGGAATAGTGGACTATGAAGAAAACGACGTTTATAAACTGGATATCGAGGCATCAGATAAAGGAACACCTCCATTAACTGGTGAGTGCAGATTAATTATAAAGATAAAAGACATCAATGATAATCCGCCAGAAATTGAAATCACATCGCTTTCAAATACAGTGTCTGAGGATTCAAAGCCCGGCACAATGATTTCACTCATCAGTGTGCGAGATAAAGATTCTGGTGTGAATGGGAAAATTATTCTCAGCCTAACCTCAGACTTACCGTTTGAATTAAAACCATCATATAAAGAGAACGTTTATTCCGTTGTCACTAAAGTTCTTTTGGACCGAGAGGAGGTATCTCAATATGAATTGACAATAAAAGCGACCGACTGTGGAGAGCCCCCTTTATCTACTTTTAAAACTTTGAACATCCAGGTAGCAGATGTAAATGACAACAGACCACATTTTCCCATAAATCCACTACACTTTTACCTGTCAGAAAATAACGTTGCTGGGAAATCAATATTCTCCGTAAGCGCAGTGGACAAAGACTTAAGTGACAATGCAGCAATTTCATATCGAATTGTGAAAGAGGGGAGCCAAAATGACATTATGTCATTACTAAGTATAAACAGTGATAACGGACACATTTCCACGCTGAAaagttttgattttgaaacGCTGAAAACTTTCCAGTTCCAAGTTGTTGCCTCAGATTCTGGAACTCCGTCACTAAGCAACAACGTCACAGTCAACGTCTTCATCCTGGATCAGAACGACAACGCTCCAGTCATCCTGTATCCACTCAGCTCCAACGGTTCTGCtcaaggtgtggaggagattccCCGAAACGTCAACGCAGGACACTTGGTGACTAAAGTCAGAGCCTATGACGCTGATATAGGATATAACGGCTGGTTGCTCTTTTCACTCCAGGAAGTGACTGACCACAGTCTCTTTGCTTTGGACCGCTATACAGGACAGATCAGAACACTTCGCTCATTCACAGAGACAGACGAGGCTGAGCATAAACTGCTCATACTGGTCAAAGACAACGGCAACGTTTCTCTCTCAGCAACAGCTACTGTGATTGTCAAACTTGTGGAGCCCAAAGAGGCTTTTGCAGCTTCTGATGTTAAAAGTACAGCAAAAGATGATGAGGACAGTAATGTCATATTTTATCTGATGATAACTTTGGGCgcagtttctgtgctttttctcGTCAGCATCATCGTGCTGATTGCAATGCAGTGCTCCAAACCCACAGACTATACTTCTAAATATTTACAAGAAGCAAATTATGATGGGACATTGTGTCACAGCATCCAGTACAGATCTGGAGACAGGAAGTACATGTTAGTTGGACCCAGAATGAGTATAGGATCTACTATAGTACCAGGAAGCCATACAAATACTCTGGTGATGCCAGACAGAAGACGGCCATCTGAAGAGGTAGGATAAATTCACGATGATTATTTTAATGCAATTGCCTAATTTCGCCTCACCTATTGGATAATCCTTACGACTCCCTGTCGTTTTTTAAGATAATGGAAGTGCTGGCACGTGGTATTGGTGAGGCATCTTAGTCGTTTTGAGTGATGTCCTTCTATTTGTATTGTAAATGTGTTAGCAATGTTACCACTAAACATATTTTGTATTCCTGCCCACGATACCGACGTGGTTATTGGTCATCGAAGAGAGAATCGAGCACGCTGTTGTTATTGATGTGATTTTAAGACTTTTCcactgtccatggtgctgaaaagCTCTTATTAAGGTATTTAACTATGCTCGGTTATCACAGGACACTGAAGCTCTTTAACTACTACATTACAGAGTTAGTGCTTGTGATGATGCCCTAGGATATTTTTCCCTTGTCACACGGATAGCCATTTGAATAAAACTTTTAATATATTAAATTACAAAAGTTTCTATTTAGTCGAATCTGTTTTTCCCCATTTCCTACTAAATGTAAGCGCTGAATGATCCTGTGGGTGTCAGTGTTACTATAAGGAAGTGCGAAATTCCACTCAGCCCCTTGTAATGTGTGCGTTGTCACCTCGGCCACAAAGAATATCAACGTTTGGGGTTTCGcctgtgtatttttcttttcacgaAAACGGATGTCTGGAGTAAAATCTCAGGAAAACTGGATGATTACTAAGTGGAAAAATACGCGTGGATTTTATTACATATGATTTTTCCAAAGGACAAAGAGGCAGAATGATAACTTGGCCGTATCCTCTGGTTTTCGCCGCGCTCTTCTGTTGTGTGCAGGTGATTTTAGCTCAGATTAAATATTTGACTCCAGAGGATGTTAAAGTGGGAGCTATTATTGGAAATGTTGCGAAGGATCTGGGGCTCGATGTCGGTACATTGATAAGCAGGCGTTTTCGTATTGTGTCTGGAGCCCAGGGTACGCTGTTTGAGGTAAACCCGAACAATGGGGCGTTGTATGTTCACGAAAATGTGGACAGGGAACAGCTGTGCGATAGAAATGTTGCCTGTTTATTAGATCTAAAAATTGTTGTTGAAAACCCCCTTGAAGTCCACTATGTTACTGTTGAAATAATAGATACTAACGACAATAGACCCAGTTTTACTGAGAAAGAAAAGGTAATAGAAATAGCAGAGACCACACTGCCAGGAGCACGATTTCAGTTACCAGGCGCTCGTGACCGAGATGTTGGAGTAAATGCGGTGCAGATTTATAAACTCAGTCAAAACGATCATTTTCATCTTGAAATTCGAGACAGAGGGGAAGATAAAATCCCTTTCCTCGTACTGCAGAGAAACTTGGACAGAGAGCGGAAAACAAACCATAGCTTGATTTTAACCGCTATGGATGGGGGGACGCCGCCAAAATCCGCAAATCTGAGCCTTACTATAAAGGTTCTTGATAACAACGATAACAGACCAGTATTTTCTCAAGAGGTTTATTCCGTTACATTGCAAGAAAATGCCCCATTAGACAAGACTATAATCAAAGTCCAAGCAACAGATCTAGACGAGGGTATTAACGGGGACGTCGAGTATACTTTTGGGGGTGATATTACTTCCAGTGTGTTGCGACTATTTACTTTAGACAGACTCACGGGAGAAATTCGAGTTATCGGAGAAATTGATTATGAGACAgccagtgtttacaatttagATGTCCAAGCCTCAGACAAAGGTCAGCCGCCGATGACGACTGACTGTAGAATTATAATAAAGATTCAAGATGTCAATGACAATAAACCAGAAATAGAAGTGACTTCAATATCCAGCATAGTCCCAGAGGACTCAAAACAGGGTACCGTGGTCGCTCTCATTACTGTTACAGATGCTGATTCTGGTTTAAATAGCAAAGTCATATGTCATCTAACAGAAAATGTACCATTTGAATTAAAACCgtcatttaaagaaaacatgtacTCGTTAGTAACAAAAGAATCACTAGATAGGGAAACTGTGTCACATTATGACATTTCAATAACAGCTACAGACTGTGGTGAGCCGCCTCTTTCCACCTTTAAAAAGTTCAACATTCAGGTGTCAGATGTGAACGATAATATTCCGGAGTTCTCACATAATCCACTAGAATTATACTTGACGGAAAATAACGCGGCTGGCGCGTCAATATTCTCTGTCAGTGCATTTGATAAAGACTGCAATGAAAATGCAGCAATATCCTATCAAATACTCAGGGGGGGAGCTGGCCGCAATGTTATAGCATCCTTTGTGAATATACATCCCGAAAGCGGACAAATTACTGCGCTGAAcagttttgattttgaaacGCTGAAAACTTTCCAGTTCCAAGTTGTTGCCTCAGATTCTGGAACTCCGTCACTAAGCAACAACGTCACAGTCAACGTCTTCATCCTGGATCAGAACGACAACGCTCCAGTCATCCTGTATCCACTCAGCTCCAACGGTTCTGCtcaaggtgtggaggagattccCCGAAACGTCAACGCAGGACACTTGGTGACTAAAGTCAGAGCCTATGACGCTGATATAGGATATAACGGCTGGTTGCTCTTTTCCCTCCAGGAAGTTACTGACCACAGTCTCTTTGCTTTGGACCGCTATACAGGACAGATCAGAACACTTCGCTCATTCACAGAGACAGACGAGGCTGAGCATAAACTGCTCATACTGGTCAAAGACAACGGCAACGTTTCTCTCTCAGCAACAGCTACTGTGATTGTCAAACTTGTGGAGCCCAAAGAGGCTTTTGCAGCTTCTGATGTTAAAAGTGCAGCAAAAGATGTTGAGAACAGTAATGTCATATTTTACCTCATGATATCTTTGGGCGCAGTTTCTGTACTTTTTCTCATCAGCATCATCGTGCTGATTGCGATGCAGTGCTCCAAATCCACAGACTATACTTCTAAATATCTGCCAGAGACTAATTATGATGGGACACTGTGTCACAGCATCCAGTACAGATCAGGGGAGAAGCGGTACATGCTAGTTGGACCCAGAATGAGTATAGGATCTACTATAGTACCAGGAAGCCATGCAAATACTCTCGTGCTTCCTGATAGGAGACGTCCTTCTGAAGAGGTAAGACCTTAACACCCTTTTGTaaaagcattttccctttccgtTATCGGCTTGCTTTACAATATCAGTTATAATGGCAGCAAGTAGCATAATGGTGCAGTGGTTCGCGCTATTacttcaaagaaagaaagtttgGGTTTGTCTGGCTGGGTGGAGTTTGTACGCTTCCCGAGCCACTCTGTTCAATGTGCTATGTTTtcttgctgtttctttttagatcACATTCACTGATAAGCTAGAAAGCCATACatgtacaaataataataataatagtaataataatagtaataataataatcgttTGTAGTTTTGCGAACTATTCGCTGCCCTTGGtgctgattgtttttttttccctttcttttttttttttctttgagcaTGTGTTGGGTGCCTTTACTGGCTCTCTTGGTAGTTGTTTATATGTCACTTTTTGCGATTAAAGTTCTGTGGGAGATCCTGTGATCGCTATCCATGGTGCCAAAAACTATCAGGCTATCAGGTGAAGGAATGTTAAAGAAACACAATGATTGATTAATGACATTATCTGTTGGAGCAAGTTATCAGCAAGTTTTTATGGGGTAAATCGAGAGAAACAGGGAAGAgacaagaaaatgttaaaatactaaatttaTATTTGTTGTTCGAGAGCCAGTCAACTTTAATTCAGTTCTCAAGCCTAAAAGAGGATTCAATcaatgggaaaaagaaaaaaaaaaaaacagcatatgagGTTCTTTCTCAGCACAGCCTCTGGGTGTCACTATGAAATCAGAAAACCTTTAAGAACATTGTCCCTCCCCTTGCAAACCCTTTGTCTGAGCTGAGCAAAGCACTTGGACCAAATATACCAGCCGACAAAACCCTGTTGTTGGTTTTGTAAATATGTGGCGGTAAGCGAGTCGGTTATTGCTCTTGGCATTAACAGCTCCTGTGGATTTATATGCTGTTGAAAAATGATGGAGACTCCAACAAGTCACTACTCCCGGTTTGCCTTTTATTTGGCGTTGATGCTATTTTCCGGAAGAGAAGCTTTGGCTCAAATAAGATATTCTGTTGCAGAGGAGGTGGACGATGGCACTGTTGTTGGAAATGTTGCGAAGGATCTCGGGCTTGATGTAACCTCTTTGGGTGACCGACGGTTCCGTGTTGTCTCTGGAAGTGAGGACAGTATTTTTGAGGTAAACCAGAATAGTGGGGCATTGTATGTCAGTAATCATATCGATAGAGAGGAACTCTGTCAGGGCAGCGGTGCTTGCCGCATGGAGGTAAAAATTCTTGTAGAGAACCCTTTGGAAATACACTACATAATCGTAGAAATTACTGACATAAATGATAATTCTCCTAGTTTTCCTGCAAGAGAGCAGACATTTGAAATAGCTGAACAAACACTGCCAGGGAAGAGATTTCAGCTGCACACTGCTCGCGATCCCGATGCTGGATTAAACTCTATTCGTACATATACTATAACCTCAAATGAACATTTTGAAGTAAATATCCGTCAAAGTGATGCAGGAAAGGTACCGTTTTTAGTGCTTAAGAAATCACTAGATAGAGAACAAAATAATGAACACAAGCTAGTGATGACAGCTGTCGATGGAGGAAAACCTCCAAGATCAGGCACATTAAATGTTACCATAACTGTTCTGGACAGTAATGACAATCGTCCAATATTTAGTCAGGAGATTTATCACTTGtctataaaagaaaacataccCGTCGGTGCATCAGTATTTAGAATGAATGCGACAGATTATGATGACGGTACTAATGGAGAAGTTGAATATACTCTCGGAAAAACTTTATGGCAGAAAGTTTATGATATTTTTGAACTGGACAAAATAAGTGGAGAAATTACGGTCAAAGGAGTAGTGGACTATGAAGAAAACAACGTGTATGAACTGGATGTTGAGGTATCGGATAAAGGAACGCCTCCATTGATGGGCGAGTGTAGACTAATTATAAAAGTACTAGATGTCAACGATAACCCGCCTGAAATCGAAGTTACATCACTTTCAAACACAGTGCCTGAAGATTCCAAGCTTGGCACCGTTATTTCACTTCTTAGTGTGAAAGACAAAGACTTCGGTGTGAATGGAAAAATAATATCAAGCATTATTAATGAAGTCCCTTTTGAATTAAAACCTTCTTATAAGGAAAACACATACTCAGTGGTAACTAAGGATGTTTTGGATCGAGAGGTGGTGTCCCATTatgaaataacaataaaagccaCCGACTGCGGTGAACCTCCACTATCTACTTTTAAAACTCTGCGCATTGAGATATCAGACGTAAATGACAACAGTCCACATTTCAAACAAAATCCTTTAGAGTTTTATCTCGTAGAAAACAACGCTGCTGGAAAGTCTATATTTTCTGTAAGCGCTTCAGACAATGACTTAAATGACAATGCAGCCATTTCATATCACATTATGAGAGAGGGGAGCCAAAATGACGTTATGTCATCCCTGAATATAAACAGTGATAATGGACAAATCACTGCGCTGAAAAGTTTTGACTTTGAAACGCTGAAAACTTTCCAGTTCCAAGTCGTTGCCTCAGATTCTGGAACTCCGTCATTAAGCAACAACGTCACAGTCAACGTCTTCATTCTGGATCAGAACGACAACGCTCCAGTCATCCTGTATCCACTCAGCTCCAACGGCTCTGCtcaaggtgtggaggagattccCCGAAACGTCAACGCAGGACACTTGGTGACTAAAGTCAGAGCCTATGACGCTGATATAGGATATAACGGCTGGTTGCTCTTTTCACTGCAGGAAGTGACTGACCACAGTCTCTTTGCTTTGGACCGCTATACAGGACAGATCAGAACACTTCGCTCATTCACAGAGACAGACGAGGCTGAGCATAA
It encodes:
- the LOC113037322 gene encoding protocadherin alpha-8-like produces the protein MEAGGQRRGTQCWWLAISFSLMLSCVERVSAQIKYSIQEEVKVGSVVGNVAKDLGLDISSLEERRFRIVSGAEDAQFEVNSNNGVLYVHGNIDREELCERIHPCIKNLKLVAENPMEIHYVGVEIIDVNDNSPSFTDEEKIVEIPESTLQGKRFQLPAARDPDVVTNTVRMYKLNHNDHFSLQIREMGEDKIPFLVLQKSLDREKENAHKLILTAVDGGNPPRTGTLNVTVIVLDSNDNHPTFNQELYSVTIPENVDRDTSVTTVNATDLDEGVNGKIEYFFGGELNTKLYNTFSLDKDTGEIRVKGGIDFENMEVYKLDVHATDKGQPPMSTNCRVIINVLDLNDNKPEIEVTSLSKIVSEDSKPGTVVALISITDQDAGLNGKVICSISDNVPFDLKPSFQDNMYSLVIKHKLDRESVSHYDVTITATDCGVPPLSTSRTLSIDVSDVNDNAPQFAQNPVELYLVENNEPGKPIFSVSASDKDLNENAALTYRIIREESSQQKNAAFLNINSDNGQITALKSFDFETLKTFQFQVVASDSGTPLLSNNVTVNVFILDQNDNAPVILYPLSSNGSAQGVQDIPRNVNAGHLVTKVRAYDADIGYNGWLLFSLQEVTDHSLFALDRYTGQIRTLRSFTETDEAEHKLLILVKDNGNVSLSATATVIVKLVEPKEAFAASDVKSTAKDDEDSNVIFYLMITLGAVSVLFLVSIIVLIAMQCSKSTDYTSKYLPETNYDGTLCHSIQYRSGEKRYMLVGPRMSIGSTIVPGSHANTLVLPDRRRPSEEVRALKCDVTCFCAFFSINLTFYII
- the LOC113037086 gene encoding protocadherin alpha-12-like isoform X27; protein product: MENEKRSRGRNGVWFILHVALLLFFGKEASAEIRYSVAEEVKDGTVVGNVAKDLGLDISSLTSRRFRVVSESKDAFFDVNQDNGDLYLFKKIDREELCLGSGACIMELKIIAENPLEIHYVVVEIIDINDHSPVFPEKEQRFEIFEQTMAGRRFQLHTARDPDSGINAIRTYTLTSNENFEVTIRQSDEDIIPFLVLKKSLDREKINKYTLTVTAVDGGKPPRSGTINVTIIVLDTNDNRPTFSQESYQIEIDENVQVGTSIFRMNATDPDEGFSSEIVYSLGKTLKKKVYDIFELDKISGEIRIKGIVDYEENDVYKLDIEASDKGTPPLTGECRLIIKIKDINDNPPEIEITSLSNTVSEDSKPGTMISLISVRDKDSGVNGKIILSLTSDLPFELKPSYKENVYSVVTKVLLDREEVSQYELTIKATDCGEPPLSTFKTLNIQVADVNDNRPHFPINPLHFYLSENNVAGKSIFSVSAVDKDLSDNAAISYRIVKEGSQNDIMSLLSINSDNGHISTLKSFDFETLKTFQFQVVASDSGTPSLSNNVTVNVFILDQNDNAPVILYPLSSNGSAQGVEEIPRNVNAGHLVTKVRAYDADIGYNGWLLFSLQEVTDHSLFALDRYTGQIRTLRSFTETDEAEHKLLILVKDNGNVSLSATATVIVKLVEPKEAFAASDVKSTAKDDEDSNVIFYLMITLGAVSVLFLVSIIVLIAMQCSKPTDYTSKYLQEANYDGTLCHSIQYRSGDRKYMLVGPRMSIGSTIVPGSHTNTLVMPDRRRPSEEPKAPNSDWRYSASLRAGGVMQSSVHMEESSVMQGAQGVLVQNWPTASSAADGEGGEVSPPMGAGVDSNSWHFRYGPGGPGAPPQHLKPGEVPPEAFIIPGSPAIISIRQNQGGEDDKSDFITFGKKEEAKKKKKKKKEKKDKKDKGKDDGDE
- the LOC113037415 gene encoding protocadherin alpha-2-like, which translates into the protein MITWPYPLVFAALFCCVQVILAQIKYLTPEDVKVGAIIGNVAKDLGLDVGTLISRRFRIVSGAQGTLFEVNPNNGALYVHENVDREQLCDRNVACLLDLKIVVENPLEVHYVTVEIIDTNDNRPSFTEKEKVIEIAETTLPGARFQLPGARDRDVGVNAVQIYKLSQNDHFHLEIRDRGEDKIPFLVLQRNLDRERKTNHSLILTAMDGGTPPKSANLSLTIKVLDNNDNRPVFSQEVYSVTLQENAPLDKTIIKVQATDLDEGINGDVEYTFGGDITSSVLRLFTLDRLTGEIRVIGEIDYETASVYNLDVQASDKGQPPMTTDCRIIIKIQDVNDNKPEIEVTSISSIVPEDSKQGTVVALITVTDADSGLNSKVICHLTENVPFELKPSFKENMYSLVTKESLDRETVSHYDISITATDCGEPPLSTFKKFNIQVSDVNDNIPEFSHNPLELYLTENNAAGASIFSVSAFDKDCNENAAISYQILRGGAGRNVIASFVNIHPESGQITALNSFDFETLKTFQFQVVASDSGTPSLSNNVTVNVFILDQNDNAPVILYPLSSNGSAQGVEEIPRNVNAGHLVTKVRAYDADIGYNGWLLFSLQEVTDHSLFALDRYTGQIRTLRSFTETDEAEHKLLILVKDNGNVSLSATATVIVKLVEPKEAFAASDVKSAAKDVENSNVIFYLMISLGAVSVLFLISIIVLIAMQCSKSTDYTSKYLPETNYDGTLCHSIQYRSGEKRYMLVGPRMSIGSTIVPGSHANTLVLPDRRRPSEEVRP